A single Micromonospora luteifusca DNA region contains:
- a CDS encoding MerR family transcriptional regulator: MTQSGDMLDDEDYPAYTMGRAAEILGCSQDFLRRLGDAKLIDPQRSSGGHRRYSRYQLRLAARAREMCDQGTDMASACRIIILEDQLEEALRRNERYQQG; encoded by the coding sequence ATGACCCAATCCGGCGACATGCTCGACGACGAGGACTACCCCGCCTACACGATGGGCCGCGCCGCCGAAATCCTCGGCTGCTCGCAGGACTTCCTGCGCCGGCTCGGCGACGCGAAACTGATCGACCCGCAGCGCTCCAGCGGCGGACACCGCCGCTACTCCCGCTACCAACTGCGCCTCGCCGCGCGAGCCCGGGAGATGTGCGACCAGGGCACCGATATGGCCTCGGCCTGCCGGATCATCATTCTTGAGGACCAACTCGAAGAGGCCCTCCGACGCAATGAGAGATACCAGCAGGGCTGA
- a CDS encoding discoidin domain-containing protein, with amino-acid sequence MTRTLWRRLIGLSRGRKAAVAGAVIALVAIGGTAPAVAGRPDPTRLSLASDVSLVQVNPIPCANQGFQLQFGNTGRADVYADAFLEVKAPLTLSRNLVSSYLPAGYTLKVPITVTAPRGTAPGRYTITVRSGERRLAVPVEVAPGPVDTTGNLARYVPVTASSENLPSYPACGAVDGDRDSNHWATTTGWNDANKGAFPDWLQVTFDKPETIGRVDVYTLDSTKYPVAKYGLRDWDVQVRVGEDWQTVAQVRGNVAGQVSSHFTPLTGTAFRVVTLASNETAGYSRVVELEAYAS; translated from the coding sequence ATGACCCGTACTCTCTGGCGCCGGCTCATCGGCCTGTCCCGTGGCCGAAAGGCCGCGGTCGCCGGCGCCGTCATCGCCCTGGTGGCGATCGGCGGCACGGCCCCCGCGGTCGCCGGCCGACCCGACCCGACCCGGTTGAGCCTCGCCTCCGACGTCAGCCTGGTGCAGGTCAACCCGATCCCCTGCGCGAACCAGGGCTTCCAGCTCCAGTTCGGCAACACCGGACGCGCCGACGTCTACGCCGACGCGTTCCTTGAGGTGAAGGCGCCGCTGACGCTGTCCAGGAACCTGGTCTCCAGCTACCTGCCCGCCGGTTACACACTCAAGGTGCCGATCACGGTCACCGCACCCCGGGGCACCGCCCCCGGCCGATACACGATCACCGTCCGGTCCGGTGAACGCCGGCTCGCCGTGCCGGTGGAGGTCGCACCGGGACCGGTCGACACCACCGGCAACCTCGCCAGGTATGTGCCGGTGACGGCATCCTCGGAGAACCTGCCCAGCTACCCGGCCTGCGGTGCGGTGGACGGCGACCGCGACTCGAACCACTGGGCAACTACCACCGGCTGGAACGACGCAAACAAGGGCGCCTTCCCCGACTGGCTCCAGGTGACGTTCGACAAGCCCGAGACGATCGGTCGGGTCGACGTCTACACGCTCGACTCCACCAAGTACCCGGTTGCGAAGTACGGCCTGCGCGACTGGGACGTCCAGGTGCGGGTCGGCGAGGACTGGCAGACCGTTGCCCAGGTGCGCGGCAACGTCGCCGGTCAGGTCAGCTCGCATTTCACACCGCTGACCGGGACCGCGTTCCGGGTCGTCACGCTGGCCAGCAACGAGACCGCCGGTTACTCGCGGGTGGTGGAACTCGAGGCGTACGCCTCCTGA
- a CDS encoding cobalamin biosynthesis protein, which translates to MRRTAPVANAVGLLAGYALDRLLGDPRRLHPVAGFGQAASALERRLYRPDRTAGAAFTALAVGGPVLLGAVAAAATRHRPVTRAALVAAGTWTVLGGRTLRHEATVMGRTLRDGDLPAARRRLGHLCGRDPSTLGESELARATVESVAENTSDAVVAPLVWGAIAGLPGLLGYRAANTLDAMVGHRSARYARFGTPAARLDDVLNLVPSRLTGLLTIAVAPVANGDRQRAWQVWRRDRNDHPSPNAGQCEAAMAGALGVRLGGRNVYFGRSEVRPFLGDGPRPEARHLKRAARISGAVGLAAVGLAAAYPVTLGRLVGAVGRRCLNAVTGPNGLLGTGGAGATGRGTGR; encoded by the coding sequence GTGCGACGGACAGCGCCGGTGGCGAATGCGGTGGGGCTGCTTGCCGGGTACGCGCTGGACAGGCTGCTCGGTGATCCACGCCGGCTGCACCCGGTGGCCGGCTTCGGGCAGGCCGCGAGTGCGCTGGAGCGCCGCCTCTACCGGCCGGACCGGACGGCGGGTGCGGCATTCACCGCCCTGGCCGTGGGCGGGCCGGTGCTGCTCGGCGCGGTCGCCGCAGCGGCCACCCGGCACCGGCCGGTGACCCGGGCGGCGCTCGTCGCCGCCGGCACGTGGACCGTGCTCGGCGGCCGGACACTGCGGCACGAAGCCACCGTCATGGGGCGGACGCTGCGCGACGGTGACCTGCCCGCCGCCCGGCGACGCCTCGGCCACCTCTGCGGACGGGACCCGTCGACACTGGGCGAGTCCGAGCTGGCTCGCGCCACCGTCGAGTCGGTCGCGGAAAACACCTCCGACGCCGTCGTGGCGCCGCTGGTCTGGGGTGCGATCGCCGGCCTGCCCGGCCTGTTGGGCTACCGCGCGGCGAACACCCTCGACGCGATGGTCGGACACCGGTCGGCGCGCTACGCGCGGTTCGGCACTCCGGCCGCGCGCCTGGACGACGTGCTCAACCTGGTGCCGTCCCGGCTGACCGGGCTGCTCACCATCGCCGTGGCACCGGTCGCCAACGGGGATCGGCAGCGGGCCTGGCAGGTGTGGCGGCGTGACCGCAACGACCACCCCAGCCCCAACGCCGGCCAGTGCGAGGCGGCAATGGCCGGCGCGCTCGGCGTCCGCCTCGGTGGCCGCAACGTCTACTTCGGGCGCTCCGAGGTGCGGCCGTTCCTCGGCGACGGCCCCCGCCCGGAGGCGCGCCACCTGAAGCGGGCCGCCCGGATCTCCGGCGCGGTCGGGCTGGCCGCGGTTGGGCTGGCCGCCGCGTACCCGGTGACCCTCGGCCGCCTGGTCGGCGCCGTGGGCCGCCGCTGCCTCAATGCCGTCACGGGCCCGAATGGGCTGCTCGGGACGGGCGGGGCCGGCGCGACGGGGCGGGGGACTGGGCGGTGA
- a CDS encoding single-stranded DNA-binding protein, which produces MFDTYVTIVGNVLTTPEWRRTTQSNTLVANFKVASTARRLDRDSGRWVDGNSLRVRVNCWRKLAEGVAASVMVGDPVVVCGRLYTRDWTDDAGNHRTLYELEAVAVGHDLSRGRARFLRNRPSMTTSAVEDAEAESRVHGEPTEPVPAGHAPVLPEDRPLDDDFELPDYAALRTSPFADGPLDDDGTPSGGPSGPANLPPGLDDELTLPTEEDLDDNTDEDLDDELGPAPDESQPEPAPSGRGRRGRGRVPQPA; this is translated from the coding sequence ATGTTCGACACCTACGTAACAATTGTCGGCAATGTGCTGACGACGCCCGAATGGCGACGTACCACCCAGAGCAACACCCTGGTGGCCAACTTCAAGGTCGCCTCGACCGCCCGACGGCTCGACCGGGACAGCGGCCGGTGGGTCGACGGCAACTCGCTCCGCGTCCGCGTCAACTGCTGGCGCAAGCTCGCCGAAGGCGTGGCGGCCTCGGTGATGGTCGGCGATCCGGTGGTCGTCTGCGGCCGGCTCTACACCCGCGACTGGACCGACGACGCCGGCAACCACCGCACCCTCTACGAGCTGGAGGCGGTCGCCGTCGGTCACGACCTGTCGCGGGGACGGGCCCGGTTCCTGCGCAATCGGCCGAGCATGACGACCAGCGCGGTGGAGGACGCGGAAGCCGAGAGTCGGGTGCACGGCGAGCCCACCGAGCCGGTGCCGGCCGGGCACGCGCCCGTGTTGCCCGAGGACCGCCCGCTGGACGACGACTTCGAGCTGCCCGACTACGCGGCGCTGCGAACCAGCCCGTTCGCCGACGGCCCCCTGGACGACGACGGCACCCCGAGCGGCGGGCCGAGCGGGCCGGCCAACCTGCCACCAGGCCTCGACGACGAGCTGACCCTTCCCACCGAGGAAGACCTCGACGACAACACCGACGAGGACCTGGACGACGAGTTGGGGCCTGCGCCGGACGAGAGTCAGCCGGAGCCCGCGCCGTCTGGTCGGGGGCGGCGGGGCCGGGGCCGGGTTCCCCAGCCGGCGTGA
- a CDS encoding alpha/beta hydrolase, with amino-acid sequence MEPDVLGPPYERQTIDLGTDDEGPVVATLVRRRAERPTGRAVLYVHGFVDYFFQTHLADFYVERGWDFYALDLRKYGRSLLPGQTPNFCRDISDYFPELDAAAEIIRTDDGHDTLLAMGHSTGGLILSLWADARRDTGTIDGLVLNSPFFDLNAPWAVRRPLAAAASRLGRRAPHRILPFGLGTVYGESIHTDHRGEWTYDLEWKPLAGFPVRAGWLNAIRTGQRRLRAGLDIRVPVLLACSTRSYRGTKWHDNATLADAVLDVEHMVRYAPRLGRHVTLARFDGGMHDLTLSGPAVRKKVFDEVGRWAEAFLAAGPTAPADTAGATTLGG; translated from the coding sequence GTGGAACCGGACGTGTTGGGACCGCCGTACGAGCGGCAGACGATCGACCTGGGCACCGATGACGAAGGGCCTGTCGTCGCGACCCTGGTCCGGCGCCGGGCCGAGCGCCCCACCGGACGGGCCGTCCTTTACGTGCACGGCTTCGTCGACTATTTCTTCCAGACCCACCTAGCCGACTTCTACGTCGAGCGGGGCTGGGATTTCTACGCACTCGACCTGCGCAAATATGGTCGCAGCCTGCTCCCGGGCCAGACGCCGAACTTCTGCCGTGACATCAGCGACTACTTCCCCGAGCTGGACGCCGCCGCCGAGATCATTCGCACCGACGACGGGCACGACACCCTGCTGGCGATGGGCCACTCCACCGGCGGCCTGATCCTCTCGCTCTGGGCGGACGCCCGCCGCGACACCGGCACCATCGACGGTCTGGTGCTCAACAGCCCGTTCTTCGACCTCAACGCCCCCTGGGCGGTGCGCCGACCCCTCGCGGCCGCCGCGTCCCGGCTGGGCCGCAGGGCGCCGCACCGCATCCTGCCGTTCGGGCTGGGCACGGTGTACGGCGAGAGCATCCACACCGACCACCGCGGCGAGTGGACCTACGACCTGGAGTGGAAGCCGCTGGCCGGGTTCCCGGTCCGGGCCGGCTGGCTGAACGCGATCCGCACCGGTCAACGCCGGCTACGCGCTGGTCTGGACATCCGGGTGCCGGTGCTGCTGGCCTGCTCGACCCGCTCCTACCGGGGCACCAAATGGCACGACAACGCCACCCTGGCCGACGCCGTCCTGGACGTGGAGCACATGGTCCGGTACGCGCCCCGCCTTGGCCGCCACGTCACCCTGGCCCGCTTCGACGGTGGGATGCACGACCTAACGCTCTCCGGCCCCGCCGTACGGAAGAAGGTCTTCGACGAGGTCGGCCGCTGGGCCGAGGCGTTCCTCGCCGCCGGTCCCACCGCCCCGGCCGACACGGCAGGGGCGACGACGCTCGGCGGCTGA
- a CDS encoding HPF/RaiA family ribosome-associated protein, producing the protein MSAVANPATVAECLRVGAGFSQGDRNWIAEQFVTLDARLASFHADATELEVSVKDREARGQKVTLECWIAGRQKIVTTSTEEDLHAALNDVRDDLRRRLNDAKTRQEPRHNKHLRDLPQPQSELDADEDQENLPAADPTRVEAETV; encoded by the coding sequence ATGAGCGCCGTGGCGAACCCGGCCACCGTTGCTGAGTGCCTACGGGTGGGCGCCGGGTTCTCGCAGGGCGACCGCAACTGGATCGCCGAGCAGTTCGTCACCCTCGACGCCCGGCTGGCCAGCTTCCACGCCGACGCCACCGAGCTGGAGGTGTCGGTGAAGGACCGGGAGGCGCGGGGCCAGAAGGTCACCCTGGAGTGCTGGATCGCCGGCCGGCAGAAGATCGTCACGACCTCCACGGAGGAGGACCTGCACGCCGCGCTCAACGACGTCCGCGACGACCTGCGCCGCCGCCTCAACGACGCCAAGACCCGCCAGGAACCGCGGCACAACAAGCACCTGCGCGACCTCCCACAACCCCAGAGCGAGCTCGACGCAGACGAGGACCAGGAGAACCTCCCCGCCGCCGACCCGACGCGCGTCGAAGCAGAGACGGTCTGA